A section of the Pseudomonas lini genome encodes:
- the ybeY gene encoding rRNA maturation RNase YbeY: MLELDLQLATEASAPSEAEFRQWCELALRQRTADSEMTIRLVDEEEARELNFTWRQKDYATNVLSFPADVPDEFLDIPLLGDLVICVAVVEREAAEQGKELTAHWAHLVIHGCLHLLGYDHIDDDEAEEMEALERTLLAELGHPDPYADDETDTSPTVTTKDSE, from the coding sequence ATGCTTGAGCTTGATCTGCAACTGGCTACCGAAGCGTCTGCCCCAAGCGAAGCCGAATTCCGTCAATGGTGCGAACTGGCCCTGCGCCAGCGTACTGCCGACTCCGAAATGACCATCCGTTTGGTCGACGAAGAGGAAGCCCGTGAACTGAACTTCACCTGGAGGCAGAAGGACTACGCCACCAACGTTTTGTCGTTTCCGGCCGATGTTCCCGATGAGTTTCTCGACATTCCCTTGCTCGGCGATCTGGTGATCTGCGTAGCAGTGGTCGAGCGCGAAGCGGCGGAACAAGGCAAGGAATTAACGGCCCACTGGGCGCATCTGGTCATTCACGGCTGCTTGCATCTGCTTGGTTACGACCATATAGATGACGATGAAGCCGAAGAAATGGAAGCACTGGAACGAACGTTGCTTGCAGAACTGGGTCATCCTGACCCTTATGCGGACGACGAAACAGACACATCCCCTACCGTAACAACAAAGGATTCAGAGTAA
- the leuS gene encoding leucine--tRNA ligase: protein MHEQYQPREIEAAAQSFWDEQKSFEVSEQPGKETFYCLSMFPYPSGKLHMGHVRNYTIGDVISRYQRMQGKNVLQPMGWDAFGMPAENAAMKNNVAPAKWTYENIAYMKTQLRSLGLAVDWSREVTTCKPDYYRWEQWLFTRLFEKGVIYKKSGTVNWDPVDQTVLANEQVIDGRGWRSGALIEKREIPMYYFKITAYADELLESLDELTGWPEQVKTMQRNWIGKSRGMEVQFPFDVASIGETGVLKVFTTRPDTLMGATYVAVAAEHHLATLAAQNNPELQAFIAECKGGSVAEADVATQEKKGLPTSLFVEHPLTGEKLPVWVANYVLMHYGDGAVMAVPAHDERDFEFATKYNLPIKSVVRTSSGDTSPAPWQDAYGEHGTLINSGELDGLDFAGAFDAMEVALIKKNLGASRTQFRLRDWGISRQRYWGCPIPIIHCDTCGDVPVPEDQLPVVLPEDVVPDGAGSPLARMPEFYECTCPKCGAPAKRETDTMDTFVESSWYYARYASPHYEGGLVDKAAADHWLPVDQYIGGIEHAILHLLYARFFHKLMRDEGLVSSNEPFKNLLTQGMVIAETYYRREANGAYTWFNPADVELERDSKAKVISAKLIADGLPVEIGGTEKMAKSKNNGVDPQSMIDQFGADTCRLFMMFASPPDMSAEWSDSGVEGSHRFLKRVWRLAQAHVTQGLPGKLDVTSLNDEQKAIRRSIHQAIKQASHDVGQNHKFNTAIAQVMTLMNVLEKAAQGTEQDRALIHEGLEAVVLLLAPITPHISHDLWHRLGHADPVIDAGWPVLDENALVQDSLQLVIQVNGKLRGHIEMPASASREEVEAAARANENVLRFVDGLTIRKVIVVPGKLVNIVAS from the coding sequence ATGCACGAACAATATCAGCCCCGTGAAATCGAAGCCGCCGCCCAGTCGTTCTGGGACGAGCAAAAGTCCTTTGAAGTCAGTGAACAGCCAGGCAAGGAGACGTTCTACTGCCTGTCGATGTTCCCTTACCCCAGCGGCAAGCTACACATGGGGCACGTGCGCAACTACACCATCGGCGACGTGATCTCCCGCTACCAGCGCATGCAAGGCAAGAACGTCCTGCAACCCATGGGTTGGGACGCCTTCGGCATGCCGGCGGAAAACGCCGCGATGAAGAACAACGTAGCGCCCGCCAAGTGGACCTACGAAAACATCGCCTACATGAAAACCCAGCTGCGCAGCCTGGGCCTGGCGGTGGACTGGTCGCGTGAAGTGACCACCTGCAAGCCCGATTACTACCGCTGGGAACAATGGCTGTTCACTCGCCTGTTCGAAAAAGGCGTGATTTACAAGAAAAGCGGCACCGTGAACTGGGACCCGGTCGACCAGACCGTTCTGGCCAATGAGCAAGTGATCGACGGTCGCGGCTGGCGTTCCGGCGCGCTGATTGAAAAGCGCGAAATCCCGATGTACTACTTCAAGATCACCGCCTACGCGGATGAGCTGCTGGAAAGCCTCGACGAACTGACGGGCTGGCCTGAGCAGGTCAAGACCATGCAGCGCAACTGGATCGGCAAATCCCGCGGCATGGAAGTGCAGTTCCCGTTCGACGTCGCCTCCATTGGCGAAACCGGCGTGCTGAAAGTATTCACCACCCGTCCAGACACCCTGATGGGCGCGACCTACGTTGCCGTGGCCGCCGAACACCATTTGGCTACCCTGGCCGCACAGAACAACCCTGAGCTGCAAGCGTTCATCGCTGAATGCAAGGGCGGCAGCGTCGCCGAAGCCGACGTCGCCACTCAAGAGAAAAAAGGTCTGCCGACCTCGCTGTTCGTCGAACACCCACTGACCGGTGAAAAACTCCCGGTATGGGTCGCCAACTACGTGCTGATGCATTACGGCGATGGCGCGGTGATGGCTGTTCCGGCTCACGATGAGCGTGATTTCGAGTTCGCCACCAAGTACAACCTGCCGATCAAATCCGTGGTGCGCACAAGTTCCGGCGACACCAGCCCGGCCCCTTGGCAGGATGCGTACGGCGAGCACGGCACGCTGATCAACTCCGGCGAACTCGACGGCCTCGACTTCGCAGGCGCCTTCGACGCCATGGAAGTGGCGCTGATCAAGAAAAACCTCGGCGCCTCGCGCACCCAGTTCCGCCTGCGCGACTGGGGCATCAGCCGTCAGCGCTACTGGGGCTGCCCGATCCCGATCATCCACTGCGACACCTGCGGTGATGTGCCGGTCCCGGAAGATCAACTGCCCGTGGTGCTGCCGGAAGACGTCGTACCGGATGGTGCTGGTTCGCCATTGGCACGCATGCCCGAGTTCTACGAGTGCACCTGCCCGAAATGCGGCGCACCGGCCAAGCGTGAAACCGACACCATGGACACCTTTGTCGAGTCCTCGTGGTACTACGCCCGCTACGCCTCGCCACACTATGAAGGTGGCCTGGTAGACAAAGCGGCTGCCGACCATTGGCTGCCAGTGGATCAGTACATCGGCGGTATCGAACACGCCATTCTTCACCTGCTTTATGCGCGCTTCTTCCACAAGCTGATGCGCGACGAAGGCCTGGTGAGCTCCAACGAGCCGTTCAAGAACCTGCTGACCCAGGGCATGGTGATCGCCGAGACTTACTATCGTCGCGAAGCCAATGGTGCTTACACCTGGTTCAACCCGGCGGACGTGGAACTCGAGCGCGACAGCAAGGCTAAGGTTATTAGCGCCAAGCTGATCGCAGACGGCCTGCCGGTGGAGATCGGCGGCACCGAGAAGATGGCCAAGTCAAAGAACAACGGCGTCGACCCACAGTCGATGATTGACCAGTTCGGCGCAGACACCTGCCGCCTGTTCATGATGTTTGCCTCCCCGCCCGACATGAGCGCGGAATGGTCTGACTCCGGCGTAGAGGGTTCGCACCGCTTCCTCAAACGCGTCTGGCGTCTGGCTCAAGCGCACGTCACTCAGGGCCTTCCGGGCAAACTGGACGTCACCAGCCTGAACGACGAACAGAAAGCCATTCGCCGTTCGATCCACCAGGCCATCAAGCAGGCCAGCCACGACGTCGGCCAGAACCACAAATTCAACACCGCCATCGCCCAAGTGATGACGCTGATGAACGTGCTGGAAAAAGCCGCGCAAGGCACCGAACAGGATCGCGCACTGATTCACGAAGGTCTGGAAGCCGTAGTCCTGCTGCTGGCACCGATCACCCCGCACATCAGCCACGATCTGTGGCATCGACTGGGCCATGCTGACCCGGTAATCGATGCCGGTTGGCCGGTACTGGACGAAAATGCCCTGGTGCAGGACAGCCTGCAGCTTGTCATTCAAGTGAATGGCAAACTGCGCGGCCACATCGAAATGCCGGCCAGCGCCAGCCGCGAAGAAGTCGAAGCTGCCGCACGGGCCAACGAAAACGTCCTGCGCTTCGTCGATGGCCTGACTATTCGCAAAGTGATCGTAGTGCCCGGGAAACTGGTCAATATCGTCGCCAGCTAA
- a CDS encoding PhoH family protein, whose translation MNAPIEPHRFILEPFEARRFANLCGQFDEHLRLIEQRLAIEIRNRGNQFELIGEPKHTTSAENLLRRLYRETKGTELSPDTVHLFLQESAVEELDNHSPAEPSVALRTKKGMIRPRGLNQLRYVKEILGNDINFGIGPAGTGKTYLAVACAVDALEREQIRRILLVRPAVEAGEKLGFLPGDLSQKIDPYLRPLYDALYEMLGFEYVAKLIERQVIEVAPLAYMRGRTLNNSFIILDESQNTTVEQMKMFLTRIGFGSTAVITGDITQVDLPKGTKSGLHHVIEVLKDVPGISFTHFMPKDVVRHPLVQRIVEAYERFENRTADEPAKLSPKDTRPDA comes from the coding sequence TTGAACGCACCCATAGAACCACATCGTTTCATCCTCGAGCCTTTTGAAGCTCGCCGCTTCGCCAATTTGTGCGGGCAATTCGACGAGCATCTGCGCTTGATCGAACAGCGCCTCGCTATCGAGATCCGCAACCGTGGAAACCAGTTCGAACTGATCGGCGAGCCCAAGCACACTACCTCCGCGGAAAACCTGCTGCGCCGCCTGTACCGGGAAACCAAAGGTACCGAGCTGTCGCCAGACACTGTTCACCTGTTTCTGCAGGAATCGGCCGTCGAGGAACTGGACAACCACTCCCCCGCCGAACCGTCCGTCGCCTTGCGCACCAAGAAAGGCATGATTCGCCCTCGCGGCTTGAATCAGCTGCGCTATGTGAAGGAAATCCTCGGTAACGATATCAATTTCGGCATCGGCCCGGCCGGTACCGGCAAGACCTATCTGGCCGTTGCCTGCGCGGTAGACGCGCTGGAGCGCGAGCAGATTCGCCGCATTCTGCTGGTTCGTCCGGCGGTTGAAGCGGGCGAAAAGCTCGGCTTCCTGCCCGGCGACCTGTCCCAGAAAATCGACCCGTACCTGCGCCCGCTCTACGACGCGCTCTACGAAATGCTCGGTTTCGAATACGTCGCCAAGCTGATCGAGCGTCAAGTAATCGAAGTCGCACCGCTGGCCTACATGCGCGGTCGTACGCTGAACAACAGTTTCATCATCCTCGACGAAAGCCAGAACACCACCGTCGAGCAGATGAAGATGTTTCTGACCCGGATCGGCTTCGGCTCCACCGCCGTCATCACGGGTGACATCACCCAGGTCGACCTGCCGAAAGGCACCAAGTCCGGGCTGCATCACGTGATCGAGGTGTTGAAAGACGTACCGGGTATCAGCTTCACCCACTTCATGCCCAAGGACGTGGTGCGCCATCCGCTGGTGCAGCGCATTGTCGAAGCCTACGAGCGCTTCGAAAATCGCACAGCCGACGAACCGGCGAAGCTCTCTCCCAAGGACACTCGCCCCGATGCTTGA
- a CDS encoding lytic murein transglycosylase, giving the protein MPLCISRRWPLRQLIAASSLILLVACAEKPTAADAQPLQTRTVATAPAIIPPVVPTGENLDIQPTQTFAEWQAGFRKDALAAGIRADLFDRAFANVSVDDSVIRADRSQPEFTRPVWEYLDGALSPLRVRKGQALVGEYADILQSIEQRYGVDRQALVAVWGMESNFGQFQGNKSVINSLATLAYEGRRPGFAHAQLIAALQILQQGDIEPEKMLGSWAGAMGQTQFIPTTYNTHAVDFDGDGRRDIWNSSADALASTAHYLQSSGWQKGQPWGFEAQLPSDFNYALADGTIRKSVAEWRQLGVILPNGAQVPAGSEHLSAALLLPAGYRGPAFLVLDNFRAILKYNNSSSYALAVSLLSERFNGGGLISGLWPKDDLPLSRTERIELQNLLSAQNYDAGTADGIIGANTRKAIRSAQQSFGWPADGYPTHKLLEGLRSR; this is encoded by the coding sequence ATGCCCCTTTGTATTTCCCGTCGTTGGCCCCTTCGCCAACTGATAGCTGCCTCCAGCCTCATTCTGCTTGTCGCCTGCGCGGAAAAACCCACCGCCGCCGACGCCCAACCGCTTCAGACCCGCACCGTTGCGACGGCCCCTGCGATCATTCCGCCGGTGGTTCCGACTGGTGAGAATCTCGACATCCAGCCTACCCAGACCTTTGCCGAATGGCAGGCGGGTTTCCGTAAAGACGCCCTCGCCGCCGGTATTCGCGCCGACCTGTTCGACCGTGCGTTTGCCAATGTCAGCGTGGACGACAGCGTGATCCGTGCCGATCGCAGCCAACCAGAATTTACTCGCCCGGTGTGGGAATACCTCGATGGCGCGCTGTCGCCGTTACGGGTGCGAAAAGGTCAGGCACTGGTCGGCGAGTACGCCGACATCCTGCAAAGCATAGAACAGCGCTATGGCGTCGACCGCCAGGCTCTGGTTGCGGTGTGGGGCATGGAAAGTAACTTTGGTCAGTTCCAGGGCAACAAGTCGGTGATCAACTCCCTGGCGACCCTGGCTTATGAAGGTCGACGTCCGGGCTTTGCTCACGCACAGCTGATCGCTGCCCTGCAAATCCTGCAACAGGGCGATATCGAACCTGAGAAAATGCTCGGTTCCTGGGCCGGCGCCATGGGCCAGACCCAGTTCATTCCGACCACCTACAACACCCACGCCGTGGACTTCGACGGTGATGGCCGCCGGGACATCTGGAACAGCTCCGCAGATGCACTGGCCTCGACCGCGCACTACCTGCAAAGCTCCGGCTGGCAGAAAGGCCAGCCCTGGGGTTTCGAAGCACAGCTGCCGAGCGACTTCAATTACGCCCTGGCCGATGGCACGATTCGCAAGAGCGTTGCCGAATGGCGACAACTGGGGGTGATCCTGCCCAATGGCGCTCAGGTTCCGGCAGGCTCCGAACACCTGTCGGCCGCCCTGCTGCTGCCGGCAGGCTATCGCGGCCCGGCGTTCCTGGTCCTCGATAACTTTCGCGCGATCCTCAAGTACAACAACTCTTCGTCCTACGCCTTGGCCGTGAGTCTGTTGTCCGAGCGTTTCAATGGCGGTGGACTAATCAGCGGTCTATGGCCAAAAGATGACTTGCCGCTAAGCCGTACCGAGCGAATCGAGCTGCAAAACCTGCTAAGCGCCCAGAACTACGACGCAGGGACCGCCGACGGGATTATCGGCGCCAATACCCGCAAAGCAATCCGCAGCGCCCAGCAGTCGTTTGGCTGGCCGGCGGATGGTTATCCGACGCACAAGTTGCTCGAAGGGTTGCGTAGCCGCTAA
- the arfA gene encoding alternative ribosome rescue factor ArfA — protein MSKKPSKHGPNKAKSIIAQPLFRSRQERAGKGKGSYRREAFQSNSWEASYFLAA, from the coding sequence ATGAGCAAAAAGCCATCGAAGCATGGCCCCAACAAGGCCAAATCCATCATCGCCCAGCCACTGTTCCGCAGCCGTCAGGAACGAGCCGGCAAGGGCAAAGGCAGCTACCGCCGCGAAGCCTTCCAGTCTAATAGCTGGGAGGCTTCTTACTTTCTGGCGGCCTGA
- a CDS encoding HlyC/CorC family transporter, with the protein MSEDRSSNGQKSWLGKLTQAFAHEPKNRQELLELLRDAHQNKLLDSEALAIVEGAIQVADLQVRDIMVPRSQMISIKATQTPREFLPAVVDSAHSRYPVIGESHDDVMGVLLAKDLLPLILKENGDSFNIKDLLRPATFVPESKRLNVLLREFRANHNHMAIVIDEYGGVAGLVTIEDVLEQIVGDIEDEHDVEEDSYIKPLPSGDFLIKALTPIDNFNEFFDSEFSDDEFDTVGGLVMSAFGHLPKRNEITEIGAYRFRILNADSRRIHLLRLTPIAR; encoded by the coding sequence ATGAGCGAAGATCGATCGAGCAACGGGCAGAAGTCATGGCTGGGTAAGCTCACCCAGGCTTTTGCCCACGAGCCGAAGAACCGTCAGGAGCTGCTGGAGCTGCTGCGCGATGCACATCAAAACAAGTTGCTGGACAGCGAAGCGCTGGCCATCGTCGAAGGCGCCATCCAGGTTGCTGACCTGCAAGTACGGGACATCATGGTCCCGCGCTCGCAGATGATCAGCATCAAGGCGACCCAGACACCCCGCGAGTTCCTGCCGGCCGTTGTCGACTCGGCCCACTCCCGCTACCCGGTGATCGGTGAAAGCCACGATGACGTGATGGGCGTGTTGCTGGCCAAGGACTTGCTGCCGTTGATCCTCAAGGAAAACGGTGACAGCTTCAACATCAAGGACCTGCTGCGCCCGGCCACGTTCGTGCCCGAGTCCAAGCGCCTGAATGTGCTGCTGCGCGAGTTTCGCGCCAACCATAACCACATGGCCATCGTCATTGACGAATACGGCGGTGTGGCCGGCCTGGTGACCATCGAAGACGTGCTGGAACAGATCGTCGGCGACATCGAAGACGAGCACGACGTCGAAGAAGACAGCTACATCAAGCCGCTGCCCAGCGGTGACTTCCTGATCAAGGCCCTGACGCCGATCGATAACTTCAACGAGTTCTTCGACAGCGAATTCTCCGACGATGAATTCGACACCGTCGGCGGTTTAGTGATGAGCGCGTTCGGGCACTTGCCAAAACGCAACGAAATCACTGAAATCGGCGCCTATCGCTTCCGCATCCTGAACGCCGACAGCCGTCGGATTCATTTGCTGCGCTTGACACCTATCGCCCGGTAA
- the lptE gene encoding LPS assembly lipoprotein LptE, whose translation MIKRNLLVMGLAVLLSACGFQLRGTGTTELAIKELDLSARNAYGETVTQLRQVLESSGVKVYSGAPHKLVLTDEQESQRILSYAGAGRTGEYQMTMVLNYDIQGQGNLPLLSDKLEVQKVFIHDGNNLVGSDQEANDARKEMRRELVQRMMLRLQQLSPTQLEQLQQTADARAKAEADALEAAQKAEAQTPRQSPVELPQQ comes from the coding sequence ATGATCAAACGCAATTTGCTGGTAATGGGCCTTGCAGTCCTGCTGAGTGCCTGCGGCTTCCAGCTGCGCGGCACCGGCACCACCGAACTGGCGATCAAGGAACTCGACCTGAGCGCCCGCAATGCCTACGGCGAAACCGTGACGCAACTGCGTCAGGTGCTGGAAAGCAGCGGCGTCAAGGTCTACAGCGGCGCACCTCACAAACTGGTGCTGACCGATGAGCAGGAAAGCCAGCGCATCCTCAGTTACGCGGGCGCCGGTCGTACTGGCGAGTACCAGATGACCATGGTGTTGAACTACGACATCCAGGGTCAGGGCAACCTGCCACTGCTGAGCGACAAGCTCGAAGTACAGAAAGTCTTCATCCATGACGGCAACAACCTGGTGGGTTCCGATCAGGAAGCCAACGATGCCCGCAAGGAAATGCGTCGTGAACTGGTTCAACGCATGATGCTGCGCCTGCAACAGCTCTCTCCGACCCAGTTGGAACAGCTGCAACAGACCGCTGACGCCAGGGCCAAGGCTGAAGCCGACGCATTGGAAGCAGCGCAGAAGGCTGAAGCGCAGACGCCGCGTCAGTCGCCTGTCGAACTGCCGCAGCAATAA
- a CDS encoding YdcF family protein, which yields MPFRYFIKQLLLPPGILLLLLVLAWWWRRSRPRLAGLCFVLGVGGFWLMSLPVMVEWSAKALEREPSLTREEWATLGRRADAIVVLGSGRERGDPAWGVDQPTGVGLGRERYAARLAKASGLPILTSGGLHYGTPPTEAKLMADSLLDDFGVTVRWQEGRSRTTWENAQLSAQVLLPEGIKRVVVVTQAWHMPRAVWSFQQAGFEVVPAPVGFLGVDNARPLGGWMPEFKSIWQSGQLMNEAVGQIGYSLFYR from the coding sequence ATGCCTTTTCGTTATTTCATTAAACAACTTCTACTGCCGCCCGGCATTTTATTGCTGTTGCTGGTGCTTGCCTGGTGGTGGCGCCGCTCAAGGCCGAGGCTGGCGGGGTTGTGTTTCGTCCTGGGCGTAGGCGGCTTCTGGTTGATGAGCCTGCCAGTGATGGTGGAGTGGAGTGCCAAGGCCCTGGAGCGCGAGCCGTCGCTGACGCGCGAGGAATGGGCAACCTTGGGCCGACGGGCCGATGCGATCGTGGTGCTGGGTTCAGGACGTGAGCGTGGCGACCCGGCCTGGGGTGTCGACCAGCCGACCGGCGTAGGCCTGGGGCGCGAGCGCTATGCCGCGCGCCTGGCCAAGGCGTCCGGCTTGCCGATTCTGACCAGTGGTGGTCTGCATTACGGCACGCCACCGACCGAAGCGAAACTGATGGCGGACTCATTGCTCGATGATTTTGGCGTGACGGTGCGCTGGCAGGAAGGGCGCAGCCGCACGACCTGGGAAAACGCGCAACTCAGCGCCCAGGTGTTGTTGCCAGAGGGGATCAAGCGGGTGGTGGTCGTGACTCAGGCCTGGCACATGCCGCGAGCGGTCTGGAGTTTTCAGCAGGCCGGATTTGAAGTGGTGCCAGCGCCAGTGGGGTTTTTAGGCGTGGACAATGCCCGGCCGCTGGGCGGCTGGATGCCGGAATTCAAATCGATCTGGCAGAGCGGGCAGTTGATGAATGAGGCGGTGGGGCAGATCGGGTATTCGTTGTTTTATCGATAG
- the lnt gene encoding apolipoprotein N-acyltransferase encodes MLRITRPGWPGNLLAVAAGALTTLALAPFDIWPLALLAVGFFYAGLRELSPRQALGRGWCFGFGLFAAGTSWIYYSIHNFGGASVLLAGFLMLLFTAAIAWFFALPAWIWARWLRRNEAPLADALAFAALWVGQEAFRGWFLTGFPWLYSGYSQLDGPLAGLAPVGGMWLISFTLALTAALLYNAMRLVRTGRKGFIAVGVLLLAGPWVAGMALKEHAWTSPAGAPLSVAALQGNIEQSMKWDPSQLNAQLALYRDMSLSSKRVDLLIWPETAVPVLKESAEGYLNMMGSFAAERKSALITGVPIRQVVHHEKRFFNGITVVGEGDGTYLKQKLVPFGEYVPLQEVLRGLIAFFDLPMSDFARGPADQALLQAKGYQIAPFICYEVVYPEFAAGLAARSDLLLTISNDTWFGTSIGPLQHLQMAQMRALEAGRWMIRATNNGVTGLINPFGQITAQIPQFERGILYGEVVPMHNLTPYLQWRSWPLIIVCVLLFGWALVANRMAKTV; translated from the coding sequence ATGCTCCGTATCACCCGCCCCGGCTGGCCCGGTAACCTGCTGGCCGTGGCGGCCGGTGCACTCACCACCCTGGCCCTGGCGCCGTTCGATATCTGGCCGCTGGCATTGCTGGCGGTCGGTTTCTTTTACGCCGGTTTGCGTGAACTGAGCCCCCGCCAAGCCTTGGGCCGTGGCTGGTGTTTCGGTTTCGGCCTGTTTGCCGCGGGCACTAGCTGGATCTACTACAGCATCCACAACTTTGGCGGCGCCTCGGTGCTGCTGGCCGGATTCTTGATGCTGCTCTTCACCGCGGCGATTGCCTGGTTCTTCGCCCTGCCCGCCTGGATTTGGGCGCGCTGGCTGCGCCGTAACGAGGCACCGCTGGCCGATGCCTTGGCATTTGCGGCGTTGTGGGTGGGTCAGGAAGCCTTTCGCGGCTGGTTCCTTACCGGTTTCCCATGGCTCTATTCCGGTTACAGCCAGCTCGATGGCCCCTTGGCCGGGCTCGCGCCGGTCGGCGGAATGTGGCTGATTTCCTTCACCCTGGCCCTGACGGCTGCACTGCTCTACAACGCTATGCGACTGGTGCGCACTGGCCGTAAAGGCTTCATCGCTGTCGGCGTGTTGCTGCTGGCTGGCCCATGGGTGGCCGGCATGGCGCTCAAGGAACATGCCTGGACCAGCCCGGCGGGCGCACCACTGAGCGTCGCGGCGCTTCAGGGCAACATTGAACAAAGCATGAAATGGGACCCGTCGCAGCTCAATGCGCAGTTGGCGCTGTACCGCGACATGAGCTTGAGCTCCAAACGCGTCGACCTGCTGATTTGGCCGGAAACGGCGGTCCCTGTGCTCAAGGAGTCCGCCGAGGGCTACCTGAACATGATGGGAAGTTTCGCCGCCGAGCGTAAATCCGCGTTGATTACCGGTGTGCCGATTCGCCAGGTAGTCCACCACGAGAAGCGCTTCTTCAACGGCATTACCGTTGTCGGTGAAGGCGATGGCACTTATCTGAAGCAGAAACTGGTGCCGTTCGGCGAATACGTTCCATTGCAGGAAGTCTTGCGCGGCCTGATCGCTTTCTTCGACCTGCCCATGTCCGACTTTGCCCGTGGGCCGGCCGATCAAGCGCTGCTACAAGCCAAGGGTTATCAGATTGCGCCGTTCATCTGCTACGAAGTGGTCTACCCGGAATTCGCCGCAGGCCTCGCCGCCCGCAGCGATTTGCTGCTGACCATCAGCAACGACACCTGGTTCGGCACCTCGATCGGCCCTCTGCAACATTTGCAGATGGCGCAGATGCGCGCACTTGAGGCCGGTCGCTGGATGATCCGCGCCACCAACAACGGCGTGACCGGTTTGATCAACCCGTTTGGCCAGATCACTGCGCAGATCCCGCAGTTTGAACGCGGCATTCTATACGGCGAAGTGGTGCCAATGCACAACCTGACGCCGTACCTGCAATGGCGTTCGTGGCCGTTAATCATTGTTTGCGTGTTGTTGTTTGGCTGGGCGTTAGTGGCCAACCGGATGGCGAAAACTGTTTAA
- the holA gene encoding DNA polymerase III subunit delta has protein sequence MKLAPAQLGKHLQGALAPVYVISGDDPLLCQEAADAIRAAARLQGFDERQVFAADASFDWGTLLQAGASMSLFAEKRLLELRLPSGKPGDKGAAAFIEYCSRPAEDTVLLISLPKLDGSAQKTKWGKALVEGPQTQFVQIWPVDTNQLPSWIRQRLSQAGLSASQDAVELIAARVEGNLLAAAQEIEKLKLMAEGGQITVETVQAAVADSARFDVFGLTDAILNGEAAHALRMLEGLRGEGVEPPVILWALARELRLLANLSLQYSQGVPLDKAFSQARPPIWDKRKPLMSKALQRYSAQRWAQLLLEAQRIDAQIKGQAAGSPWMSLSRLTLLMAGQRLSLPAE, from the coding sequence ATGAAACTCGCCCCCGCCCAACTCGGTAAACACCTGCAAGGCGCCCTCGCGCCGGTCTACGTCATCAGTGGCGATGACCCACTGCTGTGTCAGGAAGCCGCCGACGCCATTCGCGCGGCTGCCCGCCTGCAAGGTTTCGATGAACGCCAGGTCTTTGCCGCTGACGCCAGTTTCGACTGGGGTACGCTGCTGCAGGCCGGCGCCAGCATGTCGCTGTTCGCCGAAAAGCGTCTTCTGGAGCTGCGTCTGCCCTCCGGCAAACCCGGTGACAAAGGCGCGGCGGCATTCATTGAGTATTGCTCGCGCCCGGCCGAAGACACGGTGCTGCTGATCAGCCTGCCCAAGCTTGATGGCAGCGCGCAGAAAACCAAGTGGGGCAAGGCACTGGTCGAAGGTCCGCAGACCCAGTTCGTGCAGATCTGGCCCGTGGACACCAACCAGTTGCCGAGCTGGATCCGTCAACGCCTGTCCCAGGCCGGGCTATCAGCCAGTCAGGACGCCGTCGAACTGATCGCCGCTCGAGTCGAAGGCAACCTGCTGGCTGCCGCCCAGGAGATCGAAAAGCTCAAGCTGATGGCCGAGGGTGGCCAGATCACCGTCGAAACCGTGCAAGCGGCGGTGGCCGACAGCGCGCGTTTCGATGTCTTCGGCCTGACCGATGCGATTCTTAATGGCGAGGCTGCTCACGCCTTGCGCATGCTCGAAGGGTTGCGCGGCGAAGGCGTCGAACCGCCGGTGATTCTCTGGGCGCTGGCCCGGGAGCTGCGCCTGCTGGCCAACCTGTCGCTGCAATACAGCCAGGGCGTGCCGCTGGACAAAGCCTTCAGCCAGGCCAGACCGCCGATCTGGGACAAACGCAAACCGCTGATGAGCAAGGCGCTGCAACGTTACTCGGCGCAACGCTGGGCGCAGTTGCTGCTCGAAGCGCAGCGCATCGACGCGCAGATCAAAGGTCAGGCAGCGGGATCTCCATGGATGAGCCTGAGTCGGTTGACGCTGTTGATGGCCGGTCAGAGATTGTCGCTGCCTGCCGAATAA